One genomic window of Actinomycetota bacterium includes the following:
- a CDS encoding biotin transporter BioY, translating into MKIETRSMIMTALFAALTAVGALIRVPLPFTPVPLTLQVFFVLLAGAILGAKFGALSQIIYVLLGAVGLPVFSGGSSGFGVIFGPTGGYLFGFVLAAAVVGLLMEGGEGPNIALTFLFFLIGILVIYALGTAWLALITKMGLKKAIIGGALPFIPLDLIKAAAASLISVKVRSVLNLNRKT; encoded by the coding sequence ATGAAGATAGAGACCAGATCCATGATCATGACAGCCTTATTTGCCGCGCTTACGGCCGTTGGCGCCCTAATAAGGGTGCCCCTCCCCTTCACCCCCGTTCCCCTAACCTTGCAAGTATTCTTCGTTCTTCTGGCCGGAGCGATCCTTGGAGCAAAATTTGGCGCTTTGAGCCAAATCATCTATGTTTTGCTTGGGGCGGTCGGCCTGCCCGTCTTTTCGGGAGGAAGTTCTGGTTTTGGGGTGATATTTGGGCCGACCGGAGGCTATCTCTTCGGATTCGTGCTGGCCGCCGCAGTCGTCGGTCTCTTAATGGAGGGGGGTGAGGGGCCAAACATCGCTTTAACCTTTCTCTTCTTTCTCATCGGCATCTTGGTCATATATGCGCTTGGGACGGCCTGGCTCGCTCTCATTACAAAAATGGGTTTAAAGAAGGCCATAATCGGAGGGGCTCTCCCCTTCATCCCCCTAGATCTAATCAAGGCGGCCGCGGCCAGCCTTATCTCGGTAAAGGTTAGGTCGGTTTTGAACTTAAACCGTAAGACTTAG
- a CDS encoding helix-turn-helix domain-containing protein — MSVYTTRLPHQKRLEGIVFLSKKAKMRLRWIDYHLKCGNARKTCRYFGISQTTFYKWQGAATGQRA; from the coding sequence TTGTCGGTCTATACAACCAGGCTTCCTCATCAGAAAAGGCTGGAAGGGATCGTCTTCCTTTCCAAAAAGGCAAAGATGAGGCTCAGGTGGATCGACTACCATTTGAAATGCGGTAATGCTAGAAAGACTTGCCGTTACTTCGGCATCAGTCAAACCACCTTCTACAAGTGGCAGGGGGCCGCTACAGGGCAAAGGGCTTAG
- a CDS encoding integrase core domain-containing protein yields the protein MGSSSLPPLHRTPTHLTFPGKTFYQLTAIDSKTRIKFIRAHAGSSSKSSKLFFADLKAFLPFPILNVQTDNGADFLKCFDKELEKEAIPHYFSDPNCPKQNSRVERAIQTSENELWNFKEGHTVEELNGLADEWNHIYNHVRLHQSLNYLTPIKYCYSKSLRVELAYVNLLKILVNKRS from the coding sequence ATGGGATCAAGCTCTCTCCCTCCCCTACATCGCACGCCTACGCATCTGACCTTTCCGGGCAAGACTTTCTACCAGCTTACGGCCATCGATTCAAAGACCAGGATAAAGTTCATTCGAGCCCATGCCGGTTCCTCCTCAAAATCCTCAAAACTCTTCTTTGCGGATCTAAAGGCTTTTCTCCCCTTCCCCATTTTAAATGTTCAAACCGATAACGGAGCCGATTTCTTGAAGTGCTTCGATAAAGAACTTGAAAAAGAGGCTATCCCTCATTACTTCTCTGATCCCAACTGTCCCAAACAAAACTCGAGGGTGGAGAGGGCCATCCAGACCAGCGAAAACGAACTCTGGAACTTCAAAGAGGGCCATACCGTGGAAGAGCTGAATGGTCTAGCTGATGAGTGGAACCATATCTACAATCATGTAAGACTCCACCAATCGCTAAATTACTTGACGCCGATAAAATACTGTTACAGCAAAAGCTTGCGGGTGGAGCTGGCATATGTTAACCTTTTAAAAATTTTGGTTAACAAAAGGAGTTGA